A window of the Anopheles merus strain MAF unplaced genomic scaffold, AmerM5.1 LNR4000362, whole genome shotgun sequence genome harbors these coding sequences:
- the LOC121602213 gene encoding uncharacterized protein LOC121602213 — MIRNNLLKVQSVPPTALNKLSQHTTISAGSVGASGAGSLVKTSITTITACAGRCTTAQPRQQQQTQEAQTQYPQQTTQKQQQSKQHGSAGSAIFFTPNVAANNKPLSAMSMEDKSFVKIQSSNTEISNNADGGSQKVQSQRIVLSQPTIASDLNVAGNTLNFKRLKVIPISKQSKQ; from the exons ATGATTCGTAATAATTTGCTCAAGGTACAAAGTGTACCACCAACGGCATTAAATAAACTTTCTCAACATACAACTATTTCGGCTGGGTCGGTAGGCGCCAGCGGTGCAGGAAGTTTAGTTAAAACATCCATTACAACAATAACAGCCTGTGCGGGAAGATGCACTACAGCTCAACCaaggcaacagcaacaaacgcAGGAAGCTCAGACGCAGTATCCTCAGCAAACTACACAGAAACAACAGCAAAGTAAACAGCATGGCTCTGCTGGAAGCGCCATTTTTTTCACACCAAATGTAGCTGCTAATAACAAACCATTAAGTGCGATGAGTATGGAAGATAAATCATTTGTCAAAATACAATCCTCAAATACTGAAATAAGTAAT AACGCCGATGGAGGATCGCAAAAGGTGCAATCGCAGCGTATAGTTCTATCCCAACCGACGATAGCATCAGATCTAAATGTAGCTGGCAATACCTTGAATTTTAAGCGTCTCAAGGTTATACCAATCAGTAAACAATCTAAACAATAA